One Methylomonas sp. LL1 DNA window includes the following coding sequences:
- a CDS encoding HAD family hydrolase, with the protein MRPGLRFAAVIFDMDGLVLDSEAGYFAAWQQAAAEMGYGLSREFCLSLSGSHGSAISQRLLTHCGTEFDLDNFYQLSNRLWRERVRQQGIPVKAGFFRLLQLIRQLQLPFCLATNSRRSDAEQCLAWAGLDAVFPKLISREDVPNPKPAADIFIKASAELGMHHSDCLVLEDSPIGIEAATAAACPCIFVPSVQPPDARASMQADLVLPDLAEVADFISAAFDHPL; encoded by the coding sequence TTGAGGCCAGGCCTCCGTTTCGCTGCCGTCATCTTCGATATGGATGGGCTGGTGCTGGATAGTGAAGCCGGTTATTTCGCCGCCTGGCAACAGGCAGCGGCGGAAATGGGATACGGCTTAAGCCGCGAGTTTTGCCTGTCGTTATCCGGTTCACACGGATCGGCCATCAGTCAACGATTACTTACCCATTGCGGGACAGAATTCGATCTGGACAATTTTTATCAGTTGAGCAACCGGCTTTGGCGCGAACGTGTCCGGCAACAGGGCATACCGGTCAAGGCTGGTTTTTTTAGATTGTTGCAATTGATACGCCAGTTGCAACTGCCGTTTTGTCTGGCAACCAATAGCCGGCGTAGCGATGCCGAACAATGCCTGGCCTGGGCCGGATTGGATGCTGTGTTTCCTAAACTGATTTCCCGCGAGGATGTGCCGAATCCAAAGCCGGCGGCCGATATTTTTATCAAGGCTTCGGCCGAATTGGGCATGCACCATAGCGATTGCCTGGTGCTGGAAGATTCGCCGATCGGTATCGAAGCCGCGACGGCGGCGGCTTGCCCCTGTATTTTCGTGCCTTCCGTTCAGCCACCCGATGCTCGGGCTTCGATGCAGGCGGATCTGGTTTTGCCGGATCTGGCCGAAGTGGCGGATTTTATCTCGGCGGCTTTTGATCATCCGTTATAA
- a CDS encoding beta-ribofuranosylaminobenzene 5'-phosphate synthase family protein — MKPHCEQVTVIAPARLHMGFIDLSGALGRHFGSIGVALNGIDTHLILTEGEDLSVTGPCAERALKSARLLCRLLNLPEQIQINILSAIPEHIGLGSGTQMSLAIGAALNAFYGLGLDTRDIAKLTDRGARSGIGIGVFEQGGLVVDGGRGPDTETPPLLAHMSVPDDWRFILAFDRRGQGLHGEQEVSAFKQLPPFPRSEAERLCYLLLMQALPALAERNLALFGEVITQLQTAVGQHFAPVQGGIFTSPEVAAAMDWLQRQGAVAIGQTSWGPTGFCAVGSPQLAEALLAELCRQFTSEHLDFRVVAARNCAAEVVRG, encoded by the coding sequence GTGAAACCGCACTGCGAACAAGTCACAGTTATAGCGCCGGCACGCTTGCACATGGGATTTATCGACTTAAGCGGCGCGCTTGGCCGGCATTTCGGCAGTATCGGCGTGGCGCTGAACGGCATCGATACCCATTTGATCTTGACCGAGGGCGAGGATTTGTCCGTCACCGGCCCATGCGCCGAACGGGCCTTGAAATCCGCCCGTCTGTTATGCCGGTTGCTGAATCTTCCCGAACAGATACAGATCAATATTCTGTCCGCCATCCCGGAACATATCGGCTTGGGTTCCGGTACCCAAATGTCGCTGGCGATTGGGGCGGCGCTGAATGCGTTTTACGGTCTGGGCTTGGATACGCGCGACATCGCCAAGCTGACCGACCGCGGCGCCCGTTCCGGCATCGGTATCGGCGTATTCGAGCAGGGCGGTTTGGTGGTTGATGGCGGACGCGGACCAGATACCGAAACTCCACCGTTGTTGGCGCACATGTCGGTGCCGGACGACTGGCGGTTTATTTTGGCGTTCGACAGGCGAGGGCAGGGCTTACATGGCGAACAGGAAGTCAGCGCTTTTAAACAATTGCCGCCCTTTCCGCGATCCGAGGCCGAGCGCTTATGTTATTTGCTTTTGATGCAGGCCTTGCCGGCCTTGGCCGAACGGAATCTAGCCTTATTCGGCGAGGTGATTACCCAGTTACAAACGGCGGTCGGCCAGCATTTCGCTCCGGTGCAGGGCGGAATCTTCACCAGTCCGGAAGTGGCGGCGGCGATGGATTGGTTGCAACGGCAGGGTGCCGTGGCGATCGGTCAAACATCCTGGGGGCCAACCGGCTTTTGTGCGGTCGGTAGCCCGCAATTGGCGGAGGCTCTGCTGGCCGAGCTGTGCCGTCAATTTACCTCCGAGCATTTGGATTTTAGGGTGGTGGCGGCCCGCAATTGCGCCGCCGAGGTCGTTCGCGGCTAA
- the soxZ gene encoding thiosulfate oxidation carrier complex protein SoxZ translates to MMASSIKIRSQRLDDYTEIKLLISHPMENGRNRDPLTNELIPAHFIRELLLQLNGASIIRADLGGSMSKNPFFSFRLKNSRGGDSLRVSWVDNLDQTDSAEHNLD, encoded by the coding sequence ATGATGGCATCGAGCATTAAAATCAGAAGCCAACGGCTGGACGATTACACCGAGATCAAATTATTGATCAGCCATCCGATGGAAAATGGCCGTAACCGCGACCCGCTGACGAATGAATTGATTCCGGCGCATTTCATTCGAGAACTGCTCCTTCAACTGAACGGTGCCAGCATCATCAGGGCCGATCTGGGCGGCAGCATGTCCAAAAACCCGTTTTTCAGCTTCCGCTTGAAAAACAGCCGTGGCGGCGATAGTTTAAGGGTCAGTTGGGTGGATAATCTCGATCAGACTGATAGCGCGGAACATAACCTGGATTGA
- the soxY gene encoding thiosulfate oxidation carrier protein SoxY → MQRRNFIRHLISLTLIPPFLQPRLAHAAWPSEHFAGGDFASRFEQLFGGQTIIDSPEINITLPDIAENGAVVPITIDSELERIERLYIWVEKNPTPLAAEFELSPEIAVFLTARIKMAESCNVVVIARQGQRLLRNQQWVKVMQGGCGTG, encoded by the coding sequence ATGCAGCGCCGCAATTTCATTCGACACCTCATCAGCCTGACGCTCATACCCCCCTTTTTACAGCCAAGACTGGCCCATGCGGCTTGGCCGTCCGAGCATTTTGCCGGCGGCGACTTCGCTTCCCGTTTTGAACAGCTGTTTGGCGGTCAAACCATCATCGACAGCCCTGAAATCAATATTACTCTGCCGGATATTGCCGAAAACGGCGCCGTGGTACCGATTACCATTGACAGCGAACTGGAACGGATCGAACGCCTGTATATTTGGGTGGAAAAGAACCCGACGCCACTGGCCGCCGAGTTTGAACTTTCTCCGGAGATCGCGGTTTTCCTGACGGCCAGAATTAAAATGGCGGAAAGCTGCAATGTCGTGGTGATAGCGCGGCAAGGCCAGCGCTTGTTACGCAATCAACAATGGGTGAAAGTCATGCAGGGCGGATGCGGGACGGGATGA
- a CDS encoding S-methyl-5'-thioinosine phosphorylase, protein MTLAIIGGTGLTQISELTITGQQTLDTPFGAPSADYVFGEINGKQLIFLARHGNPHRIPPHKINYRANIWGLKQLDVTDIIAVAAVGGIGSDMAPGHIAVPDQIIDYSYGREHTFFADDLEHVTHIDFTEPYSPALRQRIMQAARNAGIEISPTATYGCTQGPRLETVAEIKRMAQDGCDLVGMTGMPEAALARELEMAYANISVVANWGAGIVAGEITMAEIEKNLEVGMSKAIGLLKAVSLLPD, encoded by the coding sequence ATGACACTGGCAATCATAGGCGGCACCGGCTTAACCCAAATCAGCGAGTTGACCATCACCGGCCAACAAACCCTGGACACACCCTTTGGCGCGCCATCCGCCGATTATGTATTCGGCGAAATCAACGGTAAGCAGCTAATTTTCCTGGCTCGGCACGGCAATCCGCATCGTATTCCACCGCACAAAATCAACTACCGGGCCAATATCTGGGGCTTGAAACAGCTGGACGTGACCGACATCATCGCCGTCGCCGCAGTCGGCGGCATCGGATCGGACATGGCGCCCGGCCACATTGCCGTTCCGGACCAAATCATCGATTACAGCTACGGCCGCGAGCATACATTTTTCGCCGACGATCTTGAGCATGTGACTCATATCGACTTTACCGAACCGTATTCACCTGCATTACGCCAGCGCATCATGCAGGCCGCCCGGAATGCCGGTATCGAAATCAGTCCGACCGCTACTTACGGCTGCACCCAAGGCCCTCGCCTGGAAACCGTGGCCGAAATCAAACGCATGGCACAAGACGGCTGTGATCTGGTGGGCATGACCGGCATGCCGGAAGCCGCATTGGCCAGGGAACTGGAAATGGCTTATGCCAATATTTCGGTGGTCGCCAACTGGGGTGCTGGCATCGTGGCCGGCGAGATTACCATGGCGGAAATCGAGAAAAATCTGGAAGTGGGTATGAGTAAAGCAATAGGCTTGCTGAAAGCGGTCAGTTTGCTGCCGGACTAA
- a CDS encoding hypoxanthine-guanine phosphoribosyltransferase, protein MLNEINQVKQHALLLHDQQQVEAALDQMAADITAELADKNPLVLCVINGGIIATGKLLPRLDFPLTLDSIHASRYRNTTSGSEIHWLFKPTTPLQDRNVLIVDDILDEGHTLKAIVDWCQQRGATQVFTAALLDKDLGCDKPIEADFIGLRVANHYLFGYGMDYKGYLRNAAGIYACKEIL, encoded by the coding sequence ATGCTTAACGAAATCAACCAGGTCAAACAACACGCGCTGTTATTGCACGATCAGCAACAAGTAGAGGCCGCACTGGACCAGATGGCCGCCGACATCACGGCGGAATTGGCCGACAAGAACCCGCTGGTTTTATGCGTCATCAACGGCGGCATCATCGCCACCGGCAAACTGTTGCCCCGTCTGGATTTTCCACTGACGCTGGACAGCATCCACGCCAGCCGCTACCGAAATACCACCTCGGGTAGCGAGATTCATTGGCTGTTCAAACCGACCACGCCACTGCAAGATCGTAATGTATTGATTGTGGACGACATTCTGGACGAAGGCCATACCTTAAAAGCCATCGTCGATTGGTGCCAACAACGAGGGGCAACACAAGTTTTTACCGCCGCCTTGTTGGACAAGGATTTAGGCTGCGACAAACCGATCGAAGCTGACTTCATCGGTCTGCGGGTCGCCAATCACTATTTGTTCGGTTACGGCATGGATTACAAGGGCTATCTCAGAAACGCGGCGGGCATATACGCTTGCAAGGAAATTTTATGA
- the nagZ gene encoding beta-N-acetylhexosaminidase: protein MRPHPIGPVMIDLAGHELSSLDQEKINHPNTGALILFARNYDNPEQIQALIKAIRAARNGDILIAVDQEGGRVQRFQNGFTRLPPAACYAHQPELAEAAGWLMAAEVLAVDVDFSFAPVLDVDSGVSSIIGNRSFAMDCDQAAQLAAAFRRGMREAGMAATGKHFPGHGAVALDSHLTLPVDSRSLEEIRARDLLPFQRLIAQGLEAVMPAHVVYPQVDDLPAGFSTIWLQRILRGELGFDGAIFSDDLSMEGAAGAGDFMDRARLAQQAGCDMLLVCNNPEAAEQVLDKLPITRCSERERRLQAMRGRRQFDRKQLFKSDKWRQVSAQIKQLSETHA from the coding sequence ATGAGACCACACCCTATCGGCCCAGTCATGATAGATTTGGCGGGCCACGAACTATCCTCGCTGGACCAAGAGAAAATCAACCATCCCAATACCGGTGCCTTGATTCTGTTTGCCAGAAATTACGACAACCCCGAGCAAATCCAGGCATTGATTAAAGCCATACGCGCCGCCCGCAACGGCGACATCTTAATCGCCGTCGATCAGGAAGGCGGCCGGGTGCAACGCTTTCAAAACGGCTTTACCCGCCTGCCACCCGCCGCTTGTTATGCCCACCAGCCCGAACTGGCCGAGGCGGCCGGCTGGTTGATGGCGGCCGAAGTATTGGCGGTGGATGTGGACTTCAGCTTCGCGCCGGTGCTGGATGTCGATTCCGGGGTTAGTTCCATCATCGGCAACCGTTCCTTTGCAATGGACTGCGATCAAGCCGCCCAACTGGCCGCCGCCTTTCGCCGAGGCATGCGCGAGGCGGGGATGGCCGCAACCGGCAAGCACTTTCCGGGCCACGGCGCCGTGGCCTTGGATTCGCATCTGACCCTGCCGGTCGACTCCCGCTCGCTGGAAGAAATTCGGGCACGCGACTTGTTGCCGTTTCAACGATTGATAGCACAAGGCCTGGAGGCCGTCATGCCGGCCCATGTTGTCTATCCGCAAGTCGATGATTTACCGGCGGGATTTTCTACTATTTGGCTGCAACGGATTTTACGTGGCGAACTGGGTTTTGACGGCGCCATTTTCAGCGACGATTTGAGCATGGAAGGCGCGGCCGGAGCCGGCGATTTCATGGATCGAGCCCGCCTTGCCCAACAAGCAGGCTGCGACATGCTGCTGGTGTGCAACAATCCCGAGGCCGCCGAGCAGGTGCTGGATAAATTACCTATTACTCGATGCAGCGAACGCGAACGCCGCTTGCAAGCCATGCGCGGCCGCCGGCAATTCGACCGCAAGCAATTATTCAAATCCGACAAGTGGCGGCAAGTTTCCGCCCAAATCAAACAGCTATCCGAAACTCATGCTTAA
- a CDS encoding flagellar basal body-associated FliL family protein — MRKVILLAAMLLMPAIAISSEQKADEAAGPVVEYVEMTPKFTVNLAEPKKYLLVNIQLLVEGAEHVEKVKKNMPMLRHQIIMMFSGMQVADLQTMEQREALRIKTKEMLTESLTKIHGNEGFQDVFFSEFLVN; from the coding sequence ATGCGGAAAGTTATTTTATTGGCCGCCATGTTGCTGATGCCCGCTATCGCTATCAGTTCCGAACAAAAAGCGGATGAGGCGGCCGGACCGGTGGTGGAGTATGTGGAAATGACGCCAAAATTTACCGTGAATCTGGCCGAACCGAAGAAATATCTGCTGGTAAACATTCAATTGCTGGTGGAGGGCGCCGAGCATGTCGAAAAGGTGAAAAAGAATATGCCGATGCTGCGTCATCAAATCATCATGATGTTTAGCGGCATGCAGGTGGCCGACTTGCAAACCATGGAACAACGCGAAGCCTTACGGATAAAAACCAAGGAAATGCTGACCGAATCACTGACCAAGATTCACGGCAACGAAGGTTTCCAGGATGTTTTCTTCTCCGAGTTTCTAGTCAATTAG
- a CDS encoding HIT domain-containing protein has product MSNFLLHPRLQQDCFIVADLALSKILLMNDNQYPWFILVPRRPGITEIHQLQEADRHQLLTESCLLAESLTALYQPDKLNIAAIGNLVPQLHLHHVARYKTDKAWPAPIWGKFDSCAYSEQEAQTQITQLRDTLRYSLID; this is encoded by the coding sequence ATGAGCAACTTTCTACTTCACCCCCGCCTGCAACAGGATTGCTTCATCGTCGCAGACTTGGCCTTGTCCAAGATTTTACTGATGAACGACAATCAGTATCCGTGGTTCATCTTGGTACCACGTCGCCCAGGGATCACGGAAATCCACCAATTACAGGAAGCCGACCGCCACCAACTATTAACCGAATCGTGCCTGCTGGCGGAAAGCCTGACGGCGCTCTATCAACCGGATAAGCTGAATATCGCCGCGATCGGTAATCTGGTACCGCAATTGCATCTTCATCATGTAGCCCGATACAAAACCGACAAGGCTTGGCCGGCACCGATTTGGGGAAAGTTTGACAGCTGTGCGTACAGCGAGCAAGAAGCCCAAACGCAGATCACCCAACTGCGAGACACCTTGCGCTATAGCCTAATTGACTAG
- a CDS encoding DUF7281 domain-containing protein: MNRQMFQWISQLVRDKPNQASSRPLSQMGQQVRTHYGCGYIGNNRLIFSAEDKRHLRRQVLAEVGRDPFTIEQLPSDRLEMAQYHPDEKLAAKPAGGDQLLLNSVDGIIRLNGEQIQLHPKSIRSAGLLCLNSSIETIQHQTIVVVENLAIMPLCHGWQMPCLDRQALWVYRGDHRSGAKAQACRDFVDRFGVDKTVIVFSDMDPKGLEIALTMPHVNYWLGPEQVAWSTCLQSPLANREGFNLQSAALAYLERLSEQEKLAEALNKLLISIKQERASFRQEHMFSRQVGLELFPLSFRP; encoded by the coding sequence ATGAACCGGCAAATGTTCCAATGGATCAGCCAACTGGTCAGAGACAAGCCGAACCAAGCCAGCAGCCGCCCACTTAGCCAAATGGGCCAGCAAGTGCGAACTCATTATGGCTGCGGCTATATTGGCAACAATCGCTTGATCTTCAGCGCCGAGGATAAGCGCCACCTGCGCCGGCAAGTTTTGGCTGAAGTGGGTCGGGACCCGTTCACCATCGAACAGTTGCCGAGTGACCGCTTGGAGATGGCTCAATATCACCCCGACGAAAAACTGGCGGCCAAGCCGGCCGGCGGCGACCAGCTGTTATTGAATAGTGTTGACGGCATCATTCGCCTCAACGGCGAACAAATCCAGCTGCATCCGAAAAGTATCAGGTCGGCCGGCCTGCTTTGCCTGAATTCGAGTATCGAGACGATACAGCACCAAACCATAGTGGTGGTCGAAAACCTGGCCATCATGCCGCTGTGTCATGGCTGGCAAATGCCTTGTCTCGACCGGCAAGCCCTGTGGGTCTATCGCGGCGATCACAGGAGCGGCGCCAAGGCTCAGGCCTGCCGCGACTTTGTCGACCGTTTCGGCGTCGATAAAACCGTCATTGTCTTCAGCGACATGGACCCCAAGGGCCTGGAAATCGCGTTAACCATGCCCCACGTTAATTACTGGCTGGGCCCGGAACAAGTGGCTTGGAGTACCTGTCTGCAAAGCCCGCTAGCCAACCGCGAGGGATTCAATCTGCAAAGCGCGGCGCTGGCTTATTTGGAACGGTTATCCGAGCAAGAGAAACTGGCCGAGGCTTTGAATAAGCTGTTGATCAGCATAAAACAAGAGCGCGCTTCATTCCGGCAGGAGCATATGTTTAGCCGGCAAGTTGGGTTGGAGTTGTTTCCGCTGAGTTTTCGGCCATAG